A single Lactuca sativa cultivar Salinas chromosome 8, Lsat_Salinas_v11, whole genome shotgun sequence DNA region contains:
- the LOC111909583 gene encoding RING-H2 finger protein ATL43 produces the protein MGFKSPWHPTPLMIFLVSTTPSITTSSPLPPPPRSLPPPPSSTLKPSMTIIVGVVTTIFSITFLILLYAKHCRRSNNDYPPRGDVTAGRSTDRGNSGIDRTIIESLPVFRFGSLSGQKDGLECAVCLSRFDPSEVLRLLPKCKHAFHVECVDTWLDAHSTCPLCRYRVDPEDIFLVLGENDIEKSPEEVKAAEEEREIAVRRVSGRHSSAGENGTGLQISVEPSSPLPAAVAMAGSRRSLDSWSSKKCKKSTKKTKKKEDTAPLKAVSEVCVDGQHRKDGNLLAAVEEERRRKRRSFEKRFEHRIVVGTTTGPHRWSDVQPSDLLYLRSEMILSDVRRLKRSRPSVLHEGNNVWWQSGRGVINSRSVSEMTGLSRFGSNEEAGVLSRWLARLSEPKSGRNSSSSNV, from the coding sequence ATGGGCTTCAAATCCCCATGGCACCCAACTCCATTGATGATCTTCCTTGTATCCACAACCCCCTCCATAACCACCTCATCGCCGCTTCCGCCTCCGCCGAgatcactaccaccaccacccagCTCAACGCTCAAACCAAGCATGACGATCATTGTCGGAGTTGTCACCACCATATTCTCCATCACTTTTCTTATCCTCCTATACGCCAAACACTGCCGCCGGTCGAATAACGACTACCCGCCTAGAGGAGACGTCACGGCGGGCCGCTCCACCGACAGGGGAAACTCCGGGATCGACCGGACTATTATCGAGTCGCTTCCGGTTTTCCGATTTGGGTCTTTAAGTGGGCAAAAAGACGGTCTGGAGTGCGCGGTTTGTTTATCCCGGTTTGACCCAAGCGAGGTGCTCCGTTTGCTGCCGAAATGCAAGCATGCTTTTCATGTCGAGTGTGTGGATACCTGGCTCGATGCACATTCCACCTGCCCGCTTTGCAGGTACCGGGTCGACCCGGAAGACATTTTCTTAGTGCTGGGTGAAAACGATATTGAAAAGTCGCCGGAGGAAGTTAAAGCCGCAGAAGAAGAGAGAGAAATAGCTGTGAGGCGTGTTTCCGGTAGGCATTCATCGGCGGGAGAAAACGGAACCGGATTACAAATCTCTGTGGAACCATCATCGCCGTTACCGGCAGCGGTGGCGATGGCGGGGAGTAGGAGATCTTTAGATAGTTGGAGCAGCAAGAAATGTAAAAAGTCGACAAAGAAAACGAAGAAAAAGGAGGATACGGCGCCGTTGAAAGCGGTGTCGGAGGTTTGCGTAGACGGACAACACCGGAAAGACGGGAATTTGTTGGCGGCGGTGGAGGAGGAAAGGCGGAGGAAGAGGAGGAGCTTCGAGAAACGATTTGAACACCGGATCGTTGTGGGGACAACTACTGGGCCCCACAGGTGGAGCGACGTACAGCCGTCGGATCTGTTGTATTTACGATCAGAAATGATACTAAGTGACGTCCGTAGATTGAAAAGATCGAGACCGTCAGTTTTGCATGAGGGGAATAATGTTTGGTGGCAGAGTGGCAGAGGTGTAATAAATTCGAGAAGTGTGTCGGAAATGACAGGTTTGAGTAGGTTTGGGAGTAATGAGGAGGCTGGGGTATTGTCGAGGTGGTTGGCTCGGTTATCCGAACCTAAATCCGGACGTAACTCCTCCTCGTCGAATGTATAG